In the genome of Leptospira noumeaensis, one region contains:
- the rplP gene encoding 50S ribosomal protein L16, protein MLAPKRVKFRKRQRGRLKGKDERGSYVAFGEFGLKAISSGRITARQIEAARITINRQVKRGGKLWIRIFPHLPITKKPAETRMGKGKGNPEFWIAEIRPGRVLFEMAGVDEDTARKALHLAAFKLPVETSFVKRNVL, encoded by the coding sequence ATGTTAGCACCTAAACGAGTAAAATTTAGAAAACGCCAAAGAGGGCGCTTAAAAGGTAAGGACGAAAGAGGTTCTTACGTTGCGTTCGGTGAGTTTGGTTTAAAAGCCATTTCTTCCGGTCGTATCACTGCGCGTCAAATCGAAGCTGCACGGATTACTATCAACCGCCAAGTCAAACGAGGTGGGAAATTGTGGATCAGGATCTTCCCTCATTTACCAATCACTAAAAAACCTGCCGAAACTCGTATGGGTAAAGGTAAAGGTAACCCTGAGTTCTGGATTGCTGAAATCCGACCAGGACGAGTTCTTTTTGAAATGGCTGGTGTTGATGAAGATACAGCAAGAAAAGCTCTTCACTTAGCAGCATTTAAACTGCCAGTAGAAACTTCATTTGTTAAGAGGAACGTTCTATGA
- the rpsC gene encoding 30S ribosomal protein S3 → MGQKVNPIGLRIGITRNWDSIWFSKQDYIKNLHEDIKIRRFLLKKFKNASVVKIVIERFPEKINVNLHTSKPGMVIGQKGQNIEAVKQELKKYADKPIGMNIIEVKKPEVIAQAIAETVALQIEQRMPFRRVMKAELRRAMRGGVEGVKIQISGRLNGADMARTEKYMEGRVPLHTLRAKIDFGFKEALTTFGQIGVKVWTYTGDYFPTKEESDEDKYAVKRRTS, encoded by the coding sequence ATGGGTCAGAAAGTAAATCCAATCGGACTACGAATCGGAATCACACGCAATTGGGATTCTATTTGGTTTTCCAAACAAGATTACATTAAAAATCTTCATGAAGATATCAAGATTCGTAGATTCCTTCTGAAGAAATTCAAAAACGCATCCGTTGTGAAAATCGTAATCGAAAGATTCCCTGAAAAAATCAACGTAAACCTCCATACTTCTAAACCAGGTATGGTGATTGGTCAAAAAGGCCAAAACATTGAAGCGGTAAAACAAGAACTTAAAAAATACGCGGATAAGCCGATTGGCATGAACATTATCGAAGTGAAAAAACCGGAAGTGATTGCACAAGCAATTGCAGAAACGGTTGCCCTTCAAATCGAACAAAGGATGCCATTTCGTCGAGTGATGAAAGCAGAACTTCGTCGTGCGATGCGCGGTGGGGTGGAAGGCGTAAAAATCCAAATCTCCGGACGTTTGAACGGAGCTGATATGGCTAGAACAGAGAAATATATGGAAGGACGAGTTCCTCTTCATACTCTTCGTGCCAAAATCGACTTTGGATTTAAAGAAGCTCTCACGACTTTCGGACAAATCGGTGTGAAAGTATGGACTTATACAGGTGACTACTTCCCAACTAAGGAAGAGTCCGATGAAGATAAATACGCTGTAAAACGTAGAACGAGTTAA
- the rplV gene encoding 50S ribosomal protein L22 translates to MEAKAVGKHLRISARKARLVADEVRGYDYKEAIDILRFTNKAASSMIINLLNSAVANAVQMNESLDPSSLYVKKIYVDDGPIMKRFRPRARGRASRIRKRLSHITVVVSEIEKKVS, encoded by the coding sequence ATGGAAGCAAAAGCAGTAGGAAAACACCTCAGAATTTCTGCCAGAAAAGCTCGCCTGGTTGCTGATGAAGTTCGTGGATACGATTACAAAGAAGCCATTGATATCTTGCGTTTTACAAACAAAGCTGCAAGTTCAATGATCATCAACCTCTTGAACTCGGCAGTTGCGAACGCAGTGCAAATGAATGAAAGTTTGGATCCAAGTTCACTTTATGTTAAAAAAATCTATGTGGATGACGGCCCAATCATGAAACGTTTCCGCCCAAGAGCACGTGGACGTGCTTCTCGGATCCGTAAACGCCTTAGCCACATCACTGTTGTCGTATCTGAAATCGAAAAGAAGGTTAGCTAA
- the rpsS gene encoding 30S ribosomal protein S19 produces the protein MARSLKKGPFIDDHLMKKITSLNSEGKKTPFKSWSRRSTIYPDMIGHTVMIHNGKAFVPVYVNENMIGHKLGEFAPTRTFKGHGGDKKVAKK, from the coding sequence ATGGCTAGAAGCTTAAAAAAAGGTCCGTTCATTGACGACCACCTCATGAAAAAAATTACGAGCCTAAACTCTGAAGGGAAAAAAACTCCCTTCAAGTCTTGGTCAAGAAGAAGTACCATTTATCCAGATATGATTGGTCATACAGTCATGATTCATAATGGCAAAGCGTTTGTTCCTGTTTATGTAAACGAAAACATGATCGGTCACAAACTCGGTGAATTTGCTCCCACTAGAACCTTCAAAGGCCATGGTGGAGACAAAAAAGTAGCGAAGAAATAG
- the rplB gene encoding 50S ribosomal protein L2: protein MGIRKLKPTTQSSRYYSVLDFKEITEVVPYKPLTANISYKAGRDNKGRIAVRRKGGRNKRKFRIIDFKRNKFGIPATVKTIEYDPNRSAFIALICYADGEYRYILAPNGLKVGDKIESGANAEIKLGNTLPLDKIPAGTNVHNIELHIGKGGQIARTAGSFAVISAKDGDYVSLKLPSSEIRKVRKECLATIGELSNKDHNLVIIGKAGRNRWLGKRPKVRGVVMNPVDHPLGGGEGRTSGGRHPVTPWGKPTKGFKTRKTRPSDRFIVQRRKKNRNR, encoded by the coding sequence ATGGGAATTAGAAAACTTAAACCCACAACACAATCTAGCCGGTATTATTCCGTTTTAGATTTCAAAGAAATCACTGAAGTGGTTCCTTACAAACCGCTCACTGCCAACATTTCTTATAAAGCTGGTCGTGACAACAAGGGACGTATCGCAGTTAGACGCAAAGGTGGACGTAACAAAAGAAAGTTCCGGATCATCGATTTCAAACGTAATAAATTTGGAATCCCTGCGACTGTAAAAACCATCGAATACGATCCAAACCGTTCTGCTTTTATTGCACTCATCTGTTATGCAGATGGAGAATATCGTTACATTTTAGCTCCTAACGGCTTAAAAGTTGGGGACAAAATTGAATCTGGTGCGAATGCAGAGATCAAATTAGGGAATACACTTCCTCTAGATAAAATCCCTGCAGGAACTAACGTTCACAACATCGAACTACATATCGGAAAAGGCGGTCAAATCGCTCGCACAGCAGGATCTTTTGCTGTGATCTCCGCAAAAGATGGTGACTATGTATCTCTCAAACTTCCTTCTTCGGAAATCCGAAAGGTTCGTAAAGAGTGTTTAGCGACTATCGGAGAACTTTCCAATAAAGACCATAACTTGGTCATCATTGGTAAAGCGGGACGTAACCGTTGGTTAGGAAAAAGACCGAAAGTAAGAGGGGTCGTTATGAACCCTGTGGACCACCCACTCGGTGGTGGTGAAGGTAGAACTTCCGGAGGTCGTCACCCTGTGACTCCTTGGGGTAAACCTACGAAAGGATTTAAAACACGTAAGACTAGACCGTCTGACCGTTTTATTGTCCAAAGACGTAAGAAAAACAGGAATAGGTAG
- a CDS encoding 50S ribosomal protein L23 has product MNLENVILSPVVTEKSQDLQTIGERMGKRTVKYTFKVHPDANKTLIKQALKQMYNVVPTAVNVAVYRGKMKRFRNMPSPRPHYKKAVVTFADGANLDFAKV; this is encoded by the coding sequence GTGAACCTAGAGAATGTAATCTTATCACCAGTTGTTACAGAAAAGTCGCAAGACCTTCAAACAATTGGAGAACGTATGGGAAAAAGAACTGTCAAGTATACGTTTAAAGTCCACCCGGATGCGAACAAAACTTTGATCAAACAAGCCCTGAAACAAATGTATAACGTAGTTCCAACTGCTGTAAACGTAGCCGTTTACCGTGGGAAAATGAAACGTTTTAGAAACATGCCGTCCCCAAGACCTCACTACAAAAAAGCTGTAGTGACGTTTGCTGACGGAGCAAATTTGGATTTTGCTAAGGTTTAA
- the rplD gene encoding 50S ribosomal protein L4, whose product MKARKYNKEGVFVSEVELPAELFAAGISLGAIYDAVKAENANNRQGTHSTKDRSEVRGGGIKPWAQKGTGRARQGSIRAPHFVGGGIIHGPKPRDYSSNLSRSVKKKAVLSILNKKAEENRIAIIEDVEPSSYSTKSIYNILKNMDIAEKGNVGLVVAGENQFLKRSTRNIENLKYVNSKRVVCRDILYNNNLVISESALKELQAQYSKKG is encoded by the coding sequence ATGAAAGCGCGTAAATACAATAAAGAAGGCGTATTCGTAAGCGAAGTTGAACTTCCGGCAGAATTATTTGCTGCCGGCATTTCGCTTGGAGCCATCTATGATGCGGTTAAAGCTGAAAATGCGAACAATAGACAAGGAACACATTCTACTAAAGATCGTTCCGAAGTTCGCGGTGGGGGAATCAAACCTTGGGCTCAAAAGGGAACTGGTCGTGCAAGACAAGGATCCATTAGAGCTCCACATTTCGTTGGTGGTGGTATCATTCATGGACCAAAACCAAGAGATTATTCCTCTAACTTGTCACGCAGCGTTAAGAAAAAGGCTGTTCTCTCCATCCTTAACAAAAAGGCAGAAGAAAACAGAATCGCGATCATAGAAGACGTAGAACCTTCTTCTTACTCCACAAAGTCCATCTACAACATTTTGAAGAACATGGACATTGCAGAGAAGGGTAACGTGGGTTTGGTGGTAGCTGGTGAAAACCAATTCCTCAAAAGATCCACTCGCAATATAGAGAACCTCAAATATGTGAACAGCAAACGAGTCGTTTGCCGAGACATCCTCTATAATAACAATTTAGTAATCTCTGAAAGCGCTTTAAAAGAGCTTCAGGCTCAGTATTCTAAGAAAGGATAA
- the rplC gene encoding 50S ribosomal protein L3, with the protein MAKGLIGEKLGMAHIFNNEGKMVTVTVLRVGPCFVSQVKTSANDGYEAVQLAFGDAKEKHMTKAEVGHIKKANIAAPKKTLIEFKGFEDVAVGAEVKLADVFALNDTVKVTGTSKGKGTQGVVKRHGFAGGPAGHGSRFQRHPGSIGSNTTPGRVFKGLKMGGRMGSEQSTVRNLKVVKIDADANLVFVSGPVPGRERGIVTIEKIG; encoded by the coding sequence ATGGCTAAAGGTTTAATCGGCGAAAAATTGGGCATGGCCCACATATTCAATAACGAAGGTAAGATGGTTACTGTAACTGTTTTACGCGTGGGTCCTTGTTTTGTGTCCCAGGTAAAAACATCTGCTAACGACGGCTACGAAGCTGTTCAATTAGCATTTGGTGATGCCAAAGAAAAACACATGACGAAGGCCGAAGTTGGACACATTAAAAAAGCTAACATTGCTGCCCCTAAAAAAACTCTGATTGAATTCAAAGGTTTTGAAGATGTAGCAGTTGGTGCTGAGGTAAAACTCGCTGATGTGTTTGCTTTGAACGACACGGTGAAAGTGACCGGAACTTCTAAGGGAAAGGGAACACAAGGTGTTGTGAAACGCCACGGTTTTGCCGGTGGTCCTGCTGGACACGGTTCCAGATTCCAAAGACACCCTGGTTCGATTGGTTCTAATACAACTCCTGGACGTGTGTTCAAGGGTTTGAAGATGGGCGGAAGAATGGGTTCTGAACAGAGCACTGTTCGAAACCTGAAAGTAGTAAAAATTGATGCAGACGCCAACTTGGTATTTGTATCCGGTCCGGTTCCAGGAAGAGAACGCGGTATCGTTACGATAGAGAAAATCGGATAA
- the rpsJ gene encoding 30S ribosomal protein S10 → MAGQRIRVKLKAFDHRLIDQSTFEIVATAKRTGATVSGPIPLPTKKEIYTVLRSPHVNKKAREQFEMRTHKRLIDILNTNEDTVEALMKLQLPAGVSVDIKS, encoded by the coding sequence ATGGCTGGACAAAGAATTCGCGTTAAGTTAAAAGCTTTCGATCATCGGTTGATTGACCAATCAACCTTTGAAATCGTTGCAACTGCGAAGAGGACCGGAGCTACTGTCTCCGGTCCAATCCCACTTCCAACGAAAAAAGAAATCTACACGGTATTACGTTCTCCGCACGTGAATAAAAAAGCTAGAGAACAATTTGAAATGAGAACTCACAAGAGACTCATCGATATTTTAAATACGAATGAAGATACGGTAGAAGCCCTGATGAAGCTTCAACTCCCTGCTGGAGTTTCCGTAGATATTAAATCCTAA